The Planctomycetota bacterium genome contains a region encoding:
- the accC gene encoding acetyl-CoA carboxylase biotin carboxylase subunit — protein sequence MFQRILVANRGEIALRIIRACREMGIEAVAVFSEADRDAGYLDLAHGAICIGPAAPAQSYLNIARIISAAEVADVDAIHPGYGFLAENPHFAEVCRSCNIEFIGPTVEAMRRLGDKLEARRLAKQSKIYTIPGSKEPLQSEEEALALAHEIGYPVMVKAAAGGGGRGMRIAHNDISLVQAVRHGRTEAEAAFKDGRVYLEKRVEAVRHVEVQILGDNYGNVVHFWERDCSLQRRHQKLVEESPSPAISARTREKLCDAAVRMAREAGYTSAGTVEFLVDQNEAFYLLEVNARIQVEHPVTEMVTGTDLVQWQIRVAAGERLRLRQRDIPQTGHAIECRINAEDCANGFRPSAGPIQTFRVPGGPGVRVDTHCYEGYAITPHYDSMIAKLIVHRPTREAAVATMRRALDEFRIAPIKTTIPVHQEIMANPDFLRGKVDTGWVERVWQGRKRA from the coding sequence ATGTTCCAGCGGATTCTGGTCGCGAACCGCGGCGAAATCGCCTTGCGGATCATCCGCGCCTGCCGCGAGATGGGCATCGAGGCCGTCGCCGTCTTCTCCGAGGCCGACCGCGACGCCGGGTACCTGGACCTGGCCCACGGCGCGATCTGCATCGGCCCGGCGGCGCCGGCCCAGTCGTACCTGAACATTGCGCGGATCATTTCGGCGGCGGAGGTCGCGGACGTCGACGCGATCCATCCGGGGTACGGCTTCCTGGCGGAGAACCCCCATTTCGCCGAAGTGTGCCGGTCCTGCAACATTGAATTCATCGGCCCGACGGTCGAGGCGATGAGGCGCCTCGGCGACAAACTCGAGGCCCGCCGACTGGCGAAGCAGTCGAAGATTTACACGATTCCCGGCAGCAAGGAGCCGCTCCAGAGCGAGGAGGAAGCGCTCGCGCTGGCACACGAGATCGGCTACCCGGTGATGGTGAAGGCGGCGGCGGGCGGCGGCGGTCGGGGCATGCGGATCGCCCACAACGACATCAGCCTCGTCCAGGCCGTCCGCCATGGCCGCACCGAGGCCGAGGCCGCCTTCAAGGACGGGCGCGTGTACCTGGAGAAGCGCGTCGAGGCCGTCCGCCACGTCGAGGTCCAGATTCTGGGGGACAACTACGGCAACGTGGTGCATTTCTGGGAGCGCGACTGCTCGCTCCAGCGTCGGCATCAGAAACTGGTGGAGGAATCGCCGTCGCCCGCCATCAGCGCGCGCACGCGCGAGAAACTGTGCGACGCGGCCGTGCGGATGGCCCGCGAGGCCGGTTACACCAGCGCAGGAACCGTCGAGTTCCTCGTGGACCAGAACGAAGCGTTCTACCTTCTGGAGGTCAACGCCCGCATCCAGGTCGAGCACCCCGTGACCGAAATGGTGACCGGGACGGACCTGGTGCAGTGGCAGATTCGCGTGGCGGCGGGCGAACGGCTGCGCCTGAGGCAGCGCGACATTCCGCAAACCGGCCACGCCATCGAGTGCCGCATCAACGCCGAGGATTGCGCGAACGGTTTCCGGCCCTCGGCGGGACCCATCCAGACGTTCCGCGTGCCCGGCGGCCCGGGCGTCCGCGTGGACACGCACTGCTACGAAGGGTACGCCATTACGCCGCACTACGACTCGATGATCGCGAAACTGATCGTCCACCGGCCGACGCGAGAGGCGGCCGTCGCGACGATGCGCCGGGCGCTCGACGAGTTCCGCATCGCTCCGATCAAGACCACGATCCCGGTGCACCAGGAGATCATGGCGAACCCGGATTTTCTGCGCGGGAAGGTGGACACGGGTTGGGTGGAACGGGTGTGGCAAGGCCGCAAACGGGCTTGA